Genomic window (Cenarchaeum symbiont of Oopsacas minuta):
ATGAACGACGGAATACAAAAGATGGCTGAAGCCACAGCTGGTAGACCATTTGATATTGGCGTCTTTGTAAACGGTGTGGCCGGATACACAACTGCAAATCCTGGCAACATAAAAGTAATGGTAAAGGCTTCTAGCAAAAAAGATCGAAAAACAAAGCTCGGATTTCATTTCCAAGATACAAGATTTCGGATAGAATCTACAGCATCGGCAACACTTACTGCACCAAAAGAATGCGAGTCAGAGTACGAACTGTTAGATCTTATGTTAAATCTTGATGCGAGTTTATGTGTACAACGTGATCTAGTCTCGTTTACAATAACTGTTTCAGAGACAAAAGATGGACAAGAGTTTGACAAGCGTGGACTCTCTACTATTGTGCATCTAATCTAACACGTATTGCCACTCTATGCTCTGTAGCACGTACTTGATTGGGATATTTTAGCTCTGATATGCAACGCACGATATTTTCATCTTTTACAGGTTCTGCCATCCCAAATATTATATCTTTATCTATGGTTATAGATACACGTCCGTTGGCAATACAGTTTTTGTACCAGTCACTGTCAGGTTTATGTCTTGTAAGATATACATCTCCATCAAACATAACTGCATAGAGCTCGCTTTTGTGTACTATGCCTGTTACCCGACCTCGCGTTGCAAGTACGGTGCGAAAACGACCGTCTTTCATGTGATTTTTATGACGTCAAGTAATTTAACTCTGTAGTTGGATTTATCTGATTTTTGTACTAATAAATCTAAATTCAGATAGTGAGCATGTCTAACATTACAGAAGGGATGCATGAGATGGCAACAATTGCTGATGCATTTACTGGCAAAAAGGTAGTAGACAAGGAAGGCGTTCAATACGGCACTGTAAAACATATCTTTGTGGGTCAAGAGAGTCTTTCTGTAATAGGCGTTGGAATTAGATATGGTTTCCGTAAAGAATACTATCTTCCAAGAGAGTTTATAGCTAGATTTACAGAAAAAACACTCCAACTCTCAAAATCACCAGTACGCAAAGGCGTGAATGTAATGGATATTGATGGCAAAAAAATAGGTAAAGTGGCAAATATAAATCGCAATGTGGATACGGGTAATCTCGAGTCGATTACGGTCTCATCTAGACCATTCTCTTCAAAAGTGATAGCAAAAACCTTGATATGGGGAGTCGGAAAAAATGTCTCACTAAATCTCACACATAAAGAATTTCAACAACTAGATTAAACAAGAATCTTATCTATTCTTCTTTGTGTAACATTCTTTGCATGTGGGTAGCCCATCACTTATGATGATATCCATGTTGGATCTACAACAGATATGGCATAGGCCTTTCATAACACGTTTTGAAACATGGTTATGTTTATCCTTTCCTGTGGTTTATAATCGGAATATAATCTAATGTGCATATGTACGCTGTAGAGACAAATTCGCTTACAAAAATTTATGGAAATTCGGCCGCACTTGATTCAGTATCCCTTAATGTTCAAGAAGGAGAGATCTATGGATTTTTGGGCCCAAATGGAGCTGGCAAGAGTACCACTATGATGATATTAACAACTCTGCTAAAACCAACGTCTGGTACCGCTCTAGTCTGTGGTAGTGATGTAGTATCAGATGCTAGTAAAGTGCGCCGTAGTATAGGGTGTGTGCAGCAAGATACTGTGGCAGATGAGTTTCTTACTGGCAGAGAAAACTTGTACTTGCAAGCTCGACTTTGCCATATCCCGTCGGGGGAGGCACGACGGCGCATAGATGAGATACTGTCTATGATAGAGCTTGAAGATCGGCAAAACGATGCAGTTCTAACATATTCTGGAGGAATGCGCAAGCGATTAGATATTGCTAGTGGTCTGTTACATATGCCTCGTGTACTGTTTCTTGATGAACCAACTGTGGGGCTTGACACACAGACACGTAGAAGAATCTGGGAGTACATACGCAGAATACACGGTGAATATGGAATGAGCGTATTTCTTACCACACATTATATGGATGAGGCAGATCAACTCTGTGGTCGTGTAGCCATAATAGACAAAGGAACGATACAAGCAGTTGATTCTCCATCTAGCATGAAAAAAGCACTTGGGGGTGAAGTCATACGGATATCTGTGGGATCGGGAGCAGATGATTTGGCAAAGAAACTAGTTGGTTCTGATTATGTATCAGAGATTGCATCTATTACTGGTGGAGAGATAAAGCTGTATGTTAGCGACGGAGTAAATGCAGCTCGTGACGTGATACGGATATGTGGCGAATCAAGTGTGGAGATGCTCTCACTCTCGGTCGGACAGCAGACACTCGATGATGTCTTTGTCTCGTATACGGGTCGTGATCTGCGGGATAGTGGAGGCTTTGATCGAAAAAAAGAGAAACGCAAAATGAGGAAGATGCGTCTATGATTATCTCTGATGTATATACTGTATTTTGGAGGGAGATGAAACGCTACAAAAAATCCCGCAGTGGAGTGTTGATCCGACTCATACAACCAGCAGTCTGGATTGTAGTAATTGGTAATACGTTCTCTGGAACACAACCGCTAATAGAGACGGTAGGATTTGACGGAGAATATATTGAGTTTATGACTCCTGGAGTCATAGTACTTACAGCGATATTTACTAGTATATTTGGAGGAGTGAATACACTTTGGGATAGACGGTATGGGTTTATGAATAAAGTTCTCATGTCTCCAATCTCACGAGTCTCAATTGCTTTGGGTAAGATGCTGGCAATATCTATGATTGCAGCAATGCAAGTTGCACTCATAATAGGAATATCGTTGATCATCGGTGTACGCTATCCTGGAGCTGATGCAATTGCGTTGGTAATGGGAATAGTATTATTATTCTCTTTGGGGTTTTCTGGTATATCCGTTGCAATTGCAGCTACTGCGAAATCCCAGGAAACTTTTTGGGGAATGATAAATTTTCTAGGAATGCCGCTCTTTATGCTAAGTCCTGCACTCTTTCCACTAGAACTTTTACCAGAATGGCTCTCTTTTGTAGCAAAACTCAATCCTGTAACATACACAGTATTGTTGATACGTAGCCTGATGACCGGAGTGGGTGAGGGGGTCTCTACTGCCACGAGTCTAGGAGTGATCTCTGTCTTTGTAGTGGTTATGGTATTTGTTGCTGGATATGTCTTTACGCGTGAGGCTACAAAGCCATTTTAATCGTCAAATTTGACTAAATCAGCAAGAAATTATCACACCAATGATCTTTTTAACCCTATTTGATCTATACTCGTGAAACTTTGGTATTTGATGCCAGTATTGGTAATGTGTGTGGTTCTTATCGCATTAGTCCCTATATCTAATGCAAGCTATGATCATTCGTTTATCCTAAAATGGGGAGAATCAGGATTGGATAGTCCAGGAGAATTTTTATATCCACAGTATATCGCAATTGATTCAAATGGTTCTGTATATGTTACAGATCTTGGAAATAAACGCATTCAAAAATTTGATGCTAATGGGGAATTCTTAACCACATGGGGTAGTTCTGGTAGTTTGCCAGGACAGTTTCGTGCTCCAGCTGGAATTACAGTGCATAAAGATAACGTCTATGTTGTAGATCGAGATCTAAATCGCGTACAAAAATTTGATCTCGATGGTGGTTTTGTAAACGAATGGGGAGTACGAGGATCTGATGATGGAAACTTTTTACTTCCAAACGGAATTGACACAGACTCTGATGGATATGTATACGTGGTTGACACTGGAAATCAACGTGTACAGATATTCTCTTCTGATGGAGAATATGTTGCAAAGTTTGGATCAAGTGGAACGCAGAATGATAAATTACTAAATCCTACAGGAATATCCATTGATGATACAGGTATATACATAGCAGATGCAGGAAATAATGCCATAAAAAAATTCCAAATTGATGGAACCTTTGTAAAAAATTACAACTCGCGCACTGCTGGACTCTTGATGAATCCACACGGAATGCAGGCAGATGGAGCAGGAAACATATACATCGCAGACTATCGTAACAACCGCATACTATACCTTGATGATACTGGACTAGCTATAACCACATGGGGAATAGGAGGTACAAGAGATGGGGATTTTATGTCTCCAACTGATGTAACTATGAACGATGATGGATATCTTTATGTAACAGATACCAACGGAAACAGAATTCAAAAATTCAATTCACCTCATGTAATATCAGTACCCATATCAGATATAGTGCAAGAGGATATAGTGAAAGAGAACAGTACGATAAAAGCACAGGCGCAAGGATATGTGGATGCTACCCCGTCTGTACTACAATCCCCAAATCCAATACTAGGTGATGTCATAAAACCAACAATACTGCCACCTGAGGATCTAATTATAGAGGCCACTGGACATCTTACCACAGTCATAGTTGGTTATGCCACAGCTTATGATGAGAGTGGCATTCAGTCTTTGACAAATAATGCTCCACAAAAATTTACGCTTGGATCTAGTACCATAATTTGGACTGCCATAGATGGCTCTGGAAATCTAGCAGTGGCATCTCAACAGATAACCGTACGAGATACTACGCCACCAACGATAATTCCAATCAACAATATTACAATGTTAGCATCGCACCCATCACTTAATATTTTGACGTTAGATGAGCCAGACGTTGTTGACGCACTAGGTGTAATTTCACTTACAAACAATGCTCCAAAGCATTTTCCAATCGGAACGACAGCTATAACTTGGACTGCAGTTGATGTGGTTGAAAATATTGAAACATTTGTCCAGTATGTTCATATGATAGATAAGGAGCCTCCAATATTGCAAGCACCTGAAACAATTATGTTTGAGGCAGTATCATATTTGGAAAATTTTGTGAAACTTGGAGATGCAAACGTAACTGATAACAGTCTTGCTGTATATGTGACAAACGATGCTCCAGAATATTTTGGACTTGGAAACACAACTGTGACATGGACTGCAACCGATGATTCAGGGAATTTAGCATCAGATATACAAAACGTTTTGATACTAGATACAACTGCACCAAAATTTGAACTAGTGGAAACTATCGTATTAGAAGCAGTATCAGCTACAACCAATACAATAAATCTAACTGCGCCAAAAGTCAGTGATATTCAGAATTTTACACTTTCAAACAATGCTCCAAACACATTTCCACTAGGTACAACTTTGGTGACATGGACTGCTATTGATGCATACGAAAACATGGCAAAAGTAATACAAAACATTACCATAATTGACACTACTCCACCGATAATAAATTCTACAGAGTCAGTAATCGCAGAAGCTACAAGTCCAAACGGTACAACGGTAAACCTTTTACCACCAGAAACACATGATATGACATCTACTGTAACCATACTAAACGATGCTCCAGAACTTTATCCACTTGGAGTGACAAACGTAACATGGACCGCATTGGACGAGTACGGCAATAATGCAACTGTTGTACAAAAAATTACTATCATAGATACAATTCCTCCAGAACTGACAATATTGACAGATATTGTTGCAGAGGCGATCAGCTATACTGACAACATGGTGGATATTGGTTCTCCAAACGTGAACGATATCGTGGGAGTAGTCGATCTAACAAACAACGCATCAGACACGTATGGACTTGGAACATCGATCATAGAGTGGACTGCCTCTGATGAATCAGGAAATATCGCAACTGCGATACAGACTGTTACAATAGTGGATACCCAGTCTCCTCTAGTAACGGCTCCGGCTAACGTAATCGTAGAAGCACACGGTTTGACAGAAGAACAGGTTACAATCGGAGTGGCGCTAGCAACTGATGCTGTAGGTATACTAGAGATAACAAATAATGCACCAGAGACATTCGAGTTTGGAAATACAACTGTGATATGGACTGCCATGGACATATCTGGCAATTTAGGTTCTGCAATGCAAAACATAACTGTACAAGACACGATACCGCCTAGCATAACTGCACCTCAAAATGTGACATTTGAAGCACAGAATCTAGATGCAAATTTGGTAGAATTGGGTACACCACAGGTAAATGATGCAGTCAGTATAGATATGATAACAAATAACGCACCAACATATTTTCCGATGGGTACTACATTGATAACGTGGATGGCAATTGATCATTCTGATAATTCTGAAACTGCGATACAGACGGTAATAGTACAAGATACGACAGCTCCAATATTGACGACTCCACCAAACAT
Coding sequences:
- a CDS encoding ABC transporter ATP-binding protein, whose translation is MYAVETNSLTKIYGNSAALDSVSLNVQEGEIYGFLGPNGAGKSTTMMILTTLLKPTSGTALVCGSDVVSDASKVRRSIGCVQQDTVADEFLTGRENLYLQARLCHIPSGEARRRIDEILSMIELEDRQNDAVLTYSGGMRKRLDIASGLLHMPRVLFLDEPTVGLDTQTRRRIWEYIRRIHGEYGMSVFLTTHYMDEADQLCGRVAIIDKGTIQAVDSPSSMKKALGGEVIRISVGSGADDLAKKLVGSDYVSEIASITGGEIKLYVSDGVNAARDVIRICGESSVEMLSLSVGQQTLDDVFVSYTGRDLRDSGGFDRKKEKRKMRKMRL
- a CDS encoding ABC transporter is translated as MIISDVYTVFWREMKRYKKSRSGVLIRLIQPAVWIVVIGNTFSGTQPLIETVGFDGEYIEFMTPGVIVLTAIFTSIFGGVNTLWDRRYGFMNKVLMSPISRVSIALGKMLAISMIAAMQVALIIGISLIIGVRYPGADAIALVMGIVLLFSLGFSGISVAIAATAKSQETFWGMINFLGMPLFMLSPALFPLELLPEWLSFVAKLNPVTYTVLLIRSLMTGVGEGVSTATSLGVISVFVVVMVFVAGYVFTREATKPF
- a CDS encoding NHL repeat-containing protein, which produces MPVLVMCVVLIALVPISNASYDHSFILKWGESGLDSPGEFLYPQYIAIDSNGSVYVTDLGNKRIQKFDANGEFLTTWGSSGSLPGQFRAPAGITVHKDNVYVVDRDLNRVQKFDLDGGFVNEWGVRGSDDGNFLLPNGIDTDSDGYVYVVDTGNQRVQIFSSDGEYVAKFGSSGTQNDKLLNPTGISIDDTGIYIADAGNNAIKKFQIDGTFVKNYNSRTAGLLMNPHGMQADGAGNIYIADYRNNRILYLDDTGLAITTWGIGGTRDGDFMSPTDVTMNDDGYLYVTDTNGNRIQKFNSPHVISVPISDIVQEDIVKENSTIKAQAQGYVDATPSVLQSPNPILGDVIKPTILPPEDLIIEATGHLTTVIVGYATAYDESGIQSLTNNAPQKFTLGSSTIIWTAIDGSGNLAVASQQITVRDTTPPTIIPINNITMLASHPSLNILTLDEPDVVDALGVISLTNNAPKHFPIGTTAITWTAVDVVENIETFVQYVHMIDKEPPILQAPETIMFEAVSYLENFVKLGDANVTDNSLAVYVTNDAPEYFGLGNTTVTWTATDDSGNLASDIQNVLILDTTAPKFELVETIVLEAVSATTNTINLTAPKVSDIQNFTLSNNAPNTFPLGTTLVTWTAIDAYENMAKVIQNITIIDTTPPIINSTESVIAEATSPNGTTVNLLPPETHDMTSTVTILNDAPELYPLGVTNVTWTALDEYGNNATVVQKITIIDTIPPELTILTDIVAEAISYTDNMVDIGSPNVNDIVGVVDLTNNASDTYGLGTSIIEWTASDESGNIATAIQTVTIVDTQSPLVTAPANVIVEAHGLTEEQVTIGVALATDAVGILEITNNAPETFEFGNTTVIWTAMDISGNLGSAMQNITVQDTIPPSITAPQNVTFEAQNLDANLVELGTPQVNDAVSIDMITNNAPTYFPMGTTLITWMAIDHSDNSETAIQTVIVQDTTAPILTTPPNITTEATSATGSVVQIGNATAVDIDTVVITNNAPSLFPIGTTQVTWTAIDDSGNFVDAVQTVTIQDTIPPIVTAPNNITAEAVAKNNSVEIGLASVYDTVNVISTTNNAPTFFPIGTTQVTWTAIDGAGNQAFAAQQIIIIDSISPIVMAPANITAEAQSADGAKVQIGNATAIDIDTFTITNNATQIFPIGTTQITWTATDASGNVGTAVQTVTIVDTVKPTITAPANVTVESIARNTPVAIGFAKAFDTVSEVSISNNAPESFLIGNVQITWTAVDNFGNSATAIQTVTVQDTTAPIVTTPPNITAEAQSADGAKVQIGNATAIDIDTFTITNNAPQFFPIGITQVTWTATDVSGNVGTAVQTITIVDTVKPTIVAPLNITAEATSMNGTIVHLQDPQVSDETGILSITNDAPEKFLLGNTLVTWTITDNHGNSVNAIQIVNIVDTTPPVLYIPNITTFEITGMETLVHLDTINGTDIVDGVLTATNDASESFGLVPVNVTWTVTDMSGNTATAVQILDPNACGRSLSYYVMTIGTDLDDSIRGTAQPDLMFLLRGDDVVFGERGNDCIFGGQGSDVIFGGEGDDLIHGDEDGDVLRGDSGSDEIFGDEGYDIIDGGDGHDSCNTVFDLASDLTIHCE